The nucleotide sequence GCCCGAGCTCTGCGCCTCCCCGCTCATGCCCCATGGCCCCAGATTTTTACCTCCGCCCGTCCCTTGCTGTCAGTGGGGCCCCAGGGTTCCCCAGGGAGTGACTCAGTTGCTTCTTGGTTCGGGGGCGTGTGTCTGGAGCTGGTGgcctgggtgcaggtggggccccGGGGGAGCCACTCCTCTGGAGGCACCGTGCCCCGCCCCGGCGTCCCGGGCTCCCATTGGCCCCAGCTGCTGGCTCCGCGGCCGCCTTGCCAGTGTGGGCTCGCTGGGCTCCTCCTCGGGGGCCAGGGCCGGCGTGGGCCACGGCGCCCGCTCGCGTTCCTGGAGCTGCTCGGAGGGGGGAGCTGAGGGGCAGAGGCCAAGGCGGCCGGTGAGGCCTGGGGGTGGGCCTGGGTGCGGGGCCCCTGTTTCCTCAGCACCCAGacgtctctgtgtgtgtttggctCACGGTCTCCCCGCCTCCGGTGGACGGGCTCTGTTCACGGTCTCTTGGGTCTGGCTCCTGCGTGTGCGtctctgcttctccgtctccccaGCCTGGCTCGCCGCTCTGTTTCTGCTCCTCCACTGGCCCTGTGCTCCTCTTGCTTCAGAGGTGCTGGCGTTGTTTCCAGGTCGAGTCTGGGACCCCCTGGCCCCCGGCTCTGGCTGGTTCTGGAGGCTCAGTGCCTCTCAGGGTACCGGGCACCGGGCAGAGAGGACAGCTCGATGTTGCCTGGGGCTTGTGACTCGGCGtctggatggagggatggatgacgAACTGGTCTTTTCCAGGGGGTCTGACTTGGAAGCTGGGGCAGCCGGCAGCATTTTCATGCTCTGTTCTTAGAGAACCAGAGAAAGGAGACTGAGGATTTGAAATCCTTCCTCGGGGCCTTGGCCTGGCCTGATCCCCGGAGCCTCTGCTTCCAGTGGTAGGTGGGGGGGAAGCAAGGGCCCGTGTTGTCCCTTAAAACCAGGGGCCGCCCGGGTCACTCAGAAGTGAGTGGGGCAGTGTCTTGAGCAGAATGTCTAAGCAACATTTACCAGCCACTTCTGGACTGGACCGCCGTGGGCCGGGACGGGGACAGGGCGCTGAAATTTCCAGAAGCCGGTCCCCGATAGAGCAGGGCCAGCCTTAGGCAATTCTCAGCCCAGACCTCAGTTTCCCAGGTACCGCCCACCTCTTGCCTGTCCCAGGCCACTGACGGGGCCGCAGGAAATAGAAAGTCCGTGCTGGAGACGCGGGTCCTTTTCTCTTCCCCCAGGGACTTGTCCGCGTCGTGGTGTCTGCCCTCGGTGGGCCCGACTCTCCCTTTGCTGTGGACACTCTGGCCTTTTTGTGGAGGGGGAGCGGGTGTGGCCAGTGCAGGCCGGGTGGCAAGGGTAGCCTCAGGCCTTTCTGAGCCGCTGGCacctggtccccccacccccacctcgggGGCTAGGCAGGTGGTGCAGGGCGGCATCGGCCGTCTCAGGAGATACGTTTGAGCCTGGTCGGGAGGATGCTGCTTCCGAGTGTGCTTGGGATGTGATTCCCAAGAGTgtcccccctctcttttttttttttttttttttaagattttatttatttattcatgagagctgcagagagagaggcagagacccaggctgagggagaagcaggctccctgcagggactccgacgccggactcgatcccaggaccctggggtgacaccctgggccgaaggcagctgctccaCTGCGGAGCCCCTGGGCGCCCTATGAGTGTCTCCCCCTTACACGTGCTCTGAACCCCCAACTCCCCCTCCCCAGTAGCAAAGTGTTGGTGGGAAATGACGTCGGGACTCCCGCAGGCAGTCCCGGGGCTCTTGCCTCGGCCGCACCTGTAGTAAAGGGAGGTGGCTTGGCCTCTGTCCTCTCCGAAGCGTGTCCGGAGGAGCCAGCATGACGCTGCGGCTGTGCTCGGGGAAGGCGTGGAGGCAGTGACCTGCCAGCGTGGCCTTGCTCGGGGTCCACAGGGAGGACGTGGTCACGGGGCGGCCCCGGCCTTGGACGCGGGCCCGATTTCTGGCCCCGCCGGCCGCCTCCGCTGCCGCTCAGCCAGGTTGGCGAGCACGTCGGAGGGGGTGTGGAGGGCAGAGTCCGCCGTCCGGCCCGGGGGTGTCCGAGAGGGTCCCCGGAGGGCCACGCAGAACCCAGGGAGccagtggggatgggggggggcagcggggcgGCAGGGGCGGGGTCCCCGGCGGCGGGCGCCCGCCTTCGTCCTGCTTCAGGGGAGCACGGCAGCCGCAGCCAGCCCTGGGCCGCAGTGTCCCGCGACGTCTCGCCTCGGAGTGGCCCTGCCGTTCGCGGTGGGCGCCGTCCCTCCCTGGGTGTCGTCCTGCCTTCTTCCCTCGCCTCCCGCCCTTCCCACCCCGGGGGGCTGGTCAGCGGCTCTGTATGGGGAGGCCGGGCTCCCggctcaccccccacccccttggctTCCCGAGCGCTGCTGTGCTCGTGGGCTTCCACTTGCGGTCTCCACGGCAGGCAGTGGGAGGTCATGCCGCTCCCGGGGGCCTCGTCCCCTCACGGACGAGGATCCAGGAGCTCGGCCTCCATCCCCCCTCGGCCCCTGCAGCCCGGCTGCAGTTTGGAGGGGCCCCTCGGCGCTCGGGGCGCGCGGCCGGGGGTTGGCCGGGTGTGTGCACGCCCACCACGGCGGCGTGAGGCCAGCACCGCCTCTGCCTCGGCTCAGACCCTGCCCGTGTGGTCAGCTGTGGGTGACCCCAGCGCAGATGCAGGAGCTGCAGCCTGCCACTCGGAGTGTCCGGGGGGCCCCTTcctgccccggcccccaccccagccccgggCTTAGGCTACATTAGCAGAGCTTTCGTGTCTGAGATCAGAGTGAGGAGCAGGAGCTCCCGTGGTTCGGCTGTACTGGGAAGCTAGGCCGCTTCCAGACCCCGTATTTAAGACAAGAGTTCCCCAGGAGATGGACAGGCATAAGGGCAGGTGTCCCACACCCCTGCCCGGAGGTTGTGAAGGGCCCTGGACACACAGAAGTGATGGGAAGGCGTGGCTTGCTCCGAGCGCTCCCAAATGCACCAGGGGCTGCGTGCCCACGGCGAGTGTGGCCGGAGGGCTTGGCTGCGAGGCCACTAGTGCAAGGCCGTCGTGCTGCTTTGGCGTCTCCAGCTCCAGCCTGGCGTATCCAGGATGCCTGGATCCTGGGCTGAGGAGCAGGGCCCGgtggccagaggctgggggtccaggccttgccaggaggagggaggtgaggggctCGGTAGGAAGGGAGCCGGCTTGCAGACTAACGACAgaatttgatcctgggtctgctGCGATGTGTCTGGGAACTCCGGGCAAGCCTGGTCGCTTGTTGGAACccgtttcctgatctgtaaactGTAGAAAAAACTGTGGGACCCCCCTCGGTATCTGAGGGTAAGGTGTGTGCGGCCAGCCGGGCCCTGCACTCAGACCACCCTGGTGTCGGGCCGTACGCCCTCCGGTCCCCTTGTGCCGAGGTGGCCAGGCGGCAGCGAGGCTGGAGGCAGCTGGGTTTGGAGAGGGTCCCACGCCCTGGGGCCGCCCCAGTGCACTGGTGCTCACCGCGTGGTCTCTGTTGGGCAGGGCGGAGAACTACTGGTGGCGCGGCCAGAACACGCGGACGCTGTGTGTGGGGCCCTTCCCTCGCAACGTGGTGACCTCCGTGGCTGGCCTGTCGGCCCAGGACATCAGTCAGCCGCTGCAGAACAGCTTCATCCACACGGGACATGGCGACAGCGACCCCCGCCACTGCTGGGGCTTCCCCGACAAGATTGACGAGTGAGTGCGCCGGGGTGGGCTGTGGCCTGTGGCGCCAGAGTCTGCAGCCCCCAGAAGCCGTCCCTGCAGGCTCAAGGGGGGGGCGGTGTCGGGAGCCCAAGGATGGTTGGTGCCACCCCACCTGTCTCGGAACCACCTTTGGAAGGGCTTCAGCAGGAACGCCTGTGTCACGCTCCCTGGTGTTGGGGCGGTAGTGGCCCTGCTTACCCcgcacggtcctggagacccagcctCCTGGGTCAAGCCCTGGGGGTGCACACAGGCCCAGGGGACACGCCGCTGTGTCCTGGGGAGGGGGGCGTAGACAaagagctccctgtggggagactccAGAGGGAAGGTTTGGCAGCTGCCCTGCTTGCCTGCTCACTCTGCACTtggggggccccgggggggcTCAGTGTCCTTTAAGTGAAAGGAGGAGGTCCCTGGGGGGGCATCCGGAGGACACAGGAAGAGAAGTAGTCCCTTCCCGGGTACCCTGCCCCAGCGAGCCTCCCGGCAGCTCCTGAGCGAGCGCCCGCTTCATGCCTCCTTGCTGGCAGCGGGGGCTCCCGGCAGCCCTTCCTGCTCTGGCTTCTGGGGCACAGGGAGGCAGGCCGTccccctcgccctcgccctcgccccccAACGCGGAGCCTGGGAGAGCAACCGCTGCCTCCTACGTCCCAGGAGCCAGCACGAGCCTGAGGGAAGGGGCGAGCTGTGTAGAGGCCCTCTGGCCCGCTCCTGGCGTGCTGCGGCCAGCCCAGCCCGGTCCTCCAGGCTTTCCTCAGCCCCGGGCCTAAGTGCCAGGGCCTGACAGTCCGCACGGGGGCTGGGAGGGTGACCGGGGAGCAAGCCAGGTGGCCCAGCCCCCCTTCTGCctggtgggggagagaggggcCTCCTGCGCCCCCGACGGCGTGGTGCGGCCCGATGCCTCTGGGCCCGGTGGGTCAGAAGAGCACGTGTGGGCAGGTGACGGCCAGGCGTGGGTTGGGGCGCCGCGGCAGTTGCAGGGGTCGGGGTCAGGAGCTccgtctctgccctccccacagCTCCCGGCCCGTGTAGTCTTCGGGGAGCTGCCGTGAGTTGGGGGTCCTGGGCTCCCGACCCAGGTTCTTGGCGGGGCTTGGCTCAGGTGGTTCTCTGCGTGCACTCAGGGTTCTGGTCTCGGCCTGGCCCCGGGCATCTCCTCCCCCTGGGGCCGCTCCAcgtgcctcccccagccccaccatcTGACCCGGTCGTCCTCCCACAGACTGTATCTGGGAAACCCCATGGATCCTCCTGACCTGCTGAGCGTGGAACTGAGCACCCCCCGGCCCACCCAGCATCTAGGAAGGCTGAAAAGTAAGAGCCCGGCCTCCCTCCCGGCGCCCCCTTGTGCGTCCCCCGGCCCACCCAGCATCTAGGAAGGCTGAAAAGTAAGAGTCCGGCCTCCCTCCCGGCGCCCCCTTGTGCGTCCGCTGCCCAGTAGCAGGCTGCCCTGGCTCCGGGACAGTGGGGTCAGGGCTGCAGGGGGACAGCTGTGCCCTGGCTCCGGCTGGCTGTGGGTGCAAGACGAGAGGCCGCTGCATCCGCTGAGGTGGGCATCCCCGGCTGGCCGTGTTGGCCTGCCCGCCGCAGcgtccccctctctcctccccacgcACTCAGATCCTGCCTTTCCTCACTCCCCCTAAGCCTGCTGTCCTCTCCCGAGCCAAAACCACCCCGCAGGCTTCACGCTGGCCAGGAGCCTCATCCACCTCCCGGATCCTGTGCCTGTCGTTCTGGAACGCGGGCTCCCCCCATCCTGCCGCCCCACTGCTTCCCATTGCTGTTGGGTTTGTACTGTTGGCTCGGCCCCTGTTCAccaccctctctctgtctctctccacgCTGCcctcctgtctgtctgtcttctctCCCCTGTCTCGCCCGCTCTGTCCCTTCTGCTCTCCGCATGGCCTTTCTTGCAGGGGAGCCTCCACCTCGCCCACCTCAGCCTGCCATCTTCGCTCAGAGTAAGTGGGGCCGGTCTCGAAGCcttggcccctgcccctgcccctgccccctctctcctctcattcCTCCTCTCCTGGAAGGTACAGCGCCCTGGTGGGCTggcggggtggcgggggggcggggggcatgcCGTGTGTGCTGTGAGCTTTGGCTGCTGACCTGGCCCAGCatgcctgcctctcccccgaCCCCCCAAAGCCCAGGCTTCTGGAGCAAGTGTGTGGTCCCGGCGCCCGCCTCTCCACCGTCACGCGGCCTGGTCCCGCTCCCTCTGGGACCCGCAGATGCCGTGTCGGGGCTTCACGGTGCTTGGTCAGGAGCTCTGTGCTCTCCGAGGACAGCTCCTGTTGCCCTTGATGGTGGGGGATTGTCCGTGGCCCCCGCCTGCACTAATGGTGTGCGTAATGGGGTGGGGATATGGGGTTACCAGCCGGGGCCCAGGAGTCTGGGGCGTTCGGGGCCTTGTGTGTCGGGGTATCATATGGCTGTGAGGTACCGCTTGCTCTAGCTGAGATGGAGGCAGGGGTCCATGAGCCCATGTGGAGAACTGAGTGTCCGGAGCAGGTTCTGTCCTCCTGTTGGAACAGGGTTGGTGTGCGTGGAGGAATTTGGCAGCCGAGGGGCTAATCTCTGGGGGCGTtgggagtggggggcgggggagggtacTTGTCTCTCTTCCCTGTCCCCCTGCCTGACACTGCCTTCCCGGTggggtctccctccctctcctagAGCCAACCTATGACCCTGTGAGTGAGGACCAGGACCCCCTGTCCAGCGACTTCAAGAGGCTGGGCCTCCGGAAACCAGCCCTGACCCGTGGGCTGTGGCTCGCGAAGCCCTCCGCTCGGGTGCCCGGCACCAAGGCGGGTCGTGGCGGTGGGGGCGAGGTCACGCTCATTGACTTTGGCGAGGAGCCCGTCGTCCCCACCCCCCGGCCCTGCGCGCCCTCACTGGCGCAGCTGGCCATGGATGCCTGTTCCTTACTGGACAAGACCCCGCCGCAGAGCCCCACGCgggccctgccccggcccctgcaccCCACGCCCGTGGTGGACTGGGACGCCCGCCCGCTGCCCCCGCCTCCTGCCTACGACGATGTGGCCCAGGACGAGGATGACTTCGAGGTCTGCTCCATCAACAGCACCCTGGTGGGTGCAGGGGTCCGCACTGGGCCCAGCCAGGGCGAAACCAATTACGCCTTTGTGCCTGAGCAGGCACAGCTGCTCCCTCCCCTGGAGGACAATCTGTTCCTCCCACCCCAGGGTGGGAGCAAGCCGCCCAACTCGGCCCAGACCGCAGAGATCTTCCAGGCGCTGCAGCAGGAGTGCATGCGGCAGCTGCAGGTCCCGGCTGGCTCCCTGAGCCCTCCTCCTGGCCCGGCCCCAGCGGGTGAGGACaagccccaggtgcccccccgcGTGCCCATTCCCCCGAGGCCCACCCGCCCACGGGGCGAGCTGTCTCCAGCCCCCTCAGGCGAGGAGGAGATAGGGCGGTGGCCTGgacccgcctcccctccccgggtGCCTCCCCGGGAGCCCCTGTCCCCTCAAGGCTCACGGACCCCTAGCCCCCTGGTTCCACCCGGCGGCTCCCCGCTGCCACCTCGGCTCTCCAGCTCACCTGGGAAGACCATGCCCACCACCCAGAGCTTCGCCTCCGACCCCAAGTACGCCACACCCCAAGTGATCCAGGCACCCGGCCCGCGGGCTGGTCCCTGCATCCTGCCCATTGTCCGCGATGGCAAGAAGGTCAGCAGCACCCACTACTACCTGCTGCCCGAGCGCCCACCCTACCTGGAACGCTATCAGCGCTTCCTGCGTGAGGCTCAGAGCCCTGAAGAGCCGGCCCCCCTGCCCGTGCCCCTGCTGCTGCCCCCGCCCAGCACCCCGGCTCCTGCTGCCCCCACTGCCACCGTTCGACCGATGCCCCAGGCCGCCCCCGATCCCAAGGCCAACTTCTCCACCAACAACAGTAATCCAGGGCCCCGGCCACCAGCCCTGCGGGCCGCTGCTCGGCTGCCACagaggggctgccctggggacgGGCCGGAGGCTGGACGGCCGGCAGACAAGGTCCAGATGGTGAGCACCAGGCCCGGCTGctgggcggaggggcggggcctgagggcCCCAGAGGAATGGGCCCAGGCGGTGCTGACgggtaggtgggtgggtgtgCCCAGCTGCAGGCCATGGTGCATGGGGTGACCACAGAGGAGTGCCAGGCGGCCCTGCAGAGCCACAGCTGGAGCGTGCAGAGGGCTGCACAGTATCTGAAGgtacccccacctcccgcccactcTGGCTTTCAGGGACCCTGAAGACTGGCTCTGCCGCTCTCACCTCCCCTGACCCCTCCCTGCCATCCTGCCTCTggctctcctctgcccccaccctggctGGTGCCCTTCAGCCCCAGCGTGTCCCATGGCACCACCCTCTGCTCCTCAGGTGGAGCAGCTCTTTGGGTTGGGTCTGCGGCCGCGAAGCGAGTGCCACAAAGTGCTGGAGATGTGCGACTGGAACTTGGAGCAGGCTGGCTGCCACCTGCTGGGCTCCTGCGGCCCTGCCCACCACAAGTGAGTGAGCGCCCCCCCACTCGGCCCCGGGGTCCCCCAGCTTGGGGGGGGATGGCGGCCCATGCTGCGGGGCAGGCAGTTCCGGGTGAAAGAAGTTTCTTCTAAGCCCGCTTAGATGTTTCAGCACCTGGTCCGGATGAACTTGGGGGTCCGAGGAGCCCCTGCCCCGTGGGGGCTTCCTCAGGCTTTACGGTGCCCGCCGCCCTCTGGCCGTCTCAGCAGCAAcactgctgtcttttttttttttttttttttttgaagctagAACACATCCCAGGGTggtaaattccaaaattattgcTGACTCTTCAGCTAGATTCGCCTGGTACTAGGAGGCCCGCTCGTGCCCACCCGCACTAGCCGTTCTGTACCCTTGACAGAGGGGCTTTCTGGTTGTTTCCCCTCCTGTAGGCGCTGAGGTGTCTGGAGAGCCAGAGGGTCTGTCCTGAAGGAATCACTTGAGTCTGTCCATCTGACAAGGGTGGGGAGGTCCCCCCCCAGCCCGGAGGACCTGCTGCCACTTGCTGCTCCTAGTGGCGGAGCAAGGCCAAGGCAGCAGGAGACTGGGAGCCCCGCCTTGCCGTCCCCCCTCACCCAGTGCTGTCCCTGCAACTTTGGATCAGCTCTTGGTGCCCCTGGCCAAGGGGTAGGAAGGAGCCCTGTGaaggcgggcctgggggcggccTCCGCGGGCCCTGCAGGCGAGCTGCCCCTGCGCCAGCCCCTggtgggggcctggggcgggAGAGTGTCCCCAGGCTCTGCCGCCGCCGGGGAAGCCAGGCTTGACCCATGCCGGGAGGATGTGCTGGCCCCACAGAAGGGGGCCAGCACCCAGCAGGCCCTCAGGGCAGCGCCCTTCTCCAGGGATCTCCTGGTGGGCATTGGGATGTCGGAGAGAATGTGACTTGTGGCCACACCATGGATACGTTATGGGACTTGGCAGGTCTTAGGATCTTGTGCCTGGAAATAGCCCTAGGTGGCTGAGGAAGCAGAGCAAGGGTGCCAGATTGTTCTTTGGCAGGGACCAGGGCCCAAGGCCCCAGGGTTGGAAGGAGACCAAGGGGGCAGCTGCCCTGGAGGGACACCAGCGCTTCCTCTTTGACCCAGCTCCTCCCCTGTGCTGTTCCGTGTTTTCCTGCCAGCGTCTGCCACCAAAGTTGCTGCCCCGGCTATGGATCCCTGCTTCTTCCAGAGAAATAAAGCTAGTTTCTATTTTATGTTACTTCCTtgtccctgcctgtgtctttgcctctcggGCAACAGCCTGAGGTCCCCGAGGTCccccggcggggggtggggggggtggggggacagcatCAGTCAGCAGCAGGCCTCGGGGCGCCCCCTGTGGACAGAGGGGGGAAGTGCGGCCTGGGTGACCCTCAGGGTGCTCTCCCCTTCGGggttcacccccagccccccgagTTCTTGCTCCGAGCTCCAGAGGGCAGGACGCGCTGCCGGAGCGGGTGGAGCAGCTCACTTAGCTGGAGCTAAGGCAACGTCCGAACAAGGAGAGCTTCAGTGCgtgtcttagttttgttttgctgaGTATTTCGTATGGGTCAGAGTTCAGAGGGGGTTGGGGCCGCAGTGaagccacctcccctccccagggaCCGCCTGCACCATCGGTGTCTTGGGTTTTTCGCTTAGACTGCTCGGCAGAGTTCATAGTCGCACTGAACGAGCGTCCCGTTCTCGTTTGGGGCCGCGTGGACGTACCTCGTCACCCCGTGGACCGAGGGCGTTGAGTCTTGCCCAGTCCTTTGCTGCAGCAGATGGCAGGCGGCTGTCTTCCCCGCCGAAGCCAGCCGGGAGGACGGGTGACGGGTTCCCGGGAGCGGAGCCCCGAGTCGCAGCGCGTGCAGCAACCACGGGGCTCGCTGGGCCCCTCCGTGGAGCACGGTCTCGGGCAGCCGCAGCGACCCGGGCCTCCCACGGCTCACGGAGCCTCTGGGGTTCGCCCGCGAGACAGGTCTCCCTGGCTTGaagttgcatttctctaatgagtGAATAAACCTAAAAAATGACACGGGCcgtttacatttccttttctgcGAGCTGCCTGGTAATACCCTTGGCCCGTTTAAAAGGCaaattattgggatccctgggtggcgcagcggtttggtgcctgcctttggcccagggcgcgatcctggagacccgggatcgaatcccacatcaggctcccggtgcatggagcctgcttctcccactgcctgtgtctctgcctctctctctctctctctgtgactatcattaaaaaaaaaaaaaaaaaaaaggcaaattattaGTCTGTCACTGGTTCTTGGGAAACGACCGGAGCAAAGGAATTAGCCCTTGGAGCTTCACCACGTCTGAGCAGGACGGTGTCTGGAGAGCCAGAGGGTCTGCCCTGGAGGGGGCTGCCCTCCTCCTCAGATCCTGAGAGACGAAGCTGACGGTTTAGGTTTGCTAAAAGCAACACCAAGGCCATTTAGGACGGAGCTGGGCGcggtctgtgtgtctctgctccAGGCCGGCCCGCCGGGGCCCTCGGGCCTGGGAGATCTGGAGCCTTCAGATCCAGGCCTGTTCTGTGCACCCTGTGTGCCAAGTCAAGAGCTCAATTCTAGTTAAAAtattactgggcagccccgggggcccagcggtttagggccgccttcggcccagggtgtgaccctggagtcctgggatgagtcccacgtcgggctccctgcatggagcctgcttctccctctgcctgggtctctgcctctcatgaataaattaaaaaaaaaaaaaatactattattaaaaataaatatttttaaagtttttacttattAGAAGAGCGTGTGTGTGCTTGAGAACacgagtggggtggggggggcagggggtgcagaggaagaagcagactccctgctcagccctgattcagggctccatcccaggaaccccaggtgGGGAGCTGAGCCCAAGTCGGAGGCCcggctgactgagccacccaggcgcctctagaAAGTATAATCACAACATATCaccagggacgtctgggtggctcgggttggacgtctgcctttggcccagggtgtgaccctgggctcctgggatcgagtcctgcatcgggctccctgcatggagcctgctcctccctctgcctgggtctctgcctctctctctctttccctccctatgtctctcatgaataaataaataaagctaatttGGGGCTTTGCGGTTAGACCTGGATTCTGTTCTCAGCTGTATGGGTCTTGGAAAAGTTACTTAGCCTTTCTGAGCCTATAAACTGGGAGGCTAGTCATCCCTGCTTTTTAGGGCggttgtgtggattaaatgagcTTGTGTAGGCCAAGTATCCTGCTTGGTACACAGCCCATGACAAGTGCCCAATAAAGCGTAATCATTGTACATTTTTTCACGTCCCTGCTGTTTGTATCAATCAGCTTGCATTACTCACCGACCACAGCTCTGTGCACACTTgccttctctttccatttccccttaatttcactttttttttttttttgaaataatgtcttctttggcaacaaagtcattcctttttataggtCATGGACATGTtcaagtccatttttttttcaagtccattttttaaaaatgtttgttggtAAACGGTGGCAGAGCTAGTACATCTCAGAAGGAGCTTTTGCAAGAGTGACCGCAAAGGAGCAGGGGCTCCTCAGAGTATCAGGAAACCCAGTGTAGTTTTGCCAGATACTCAGTTCCCTAAGTCCGAGGGCTTCCTGCTATTTGTTTCACTCTAACCAGCCTGCCAGCATCTCCGGGGTTTATTGAAAAGATCTTAAGGGAGGATTTTGAAAAAGCTGGTCCGGGCTTGTTTGCCAACAAGGCCAATCAATAAATCAaggattcagggatccctgggtggctcagcggttgagcacctgccttcggcccggggcctggtcctggggtccggggtcccacgtcaggctccctgcatggagcctgcttctccctctgcctgtgtctctgcgtctctcatgaataaataaataaaatctttaaaaatcaatcaaggaTTCACTGGGGACCTCAGTCAAGTCCTGAAGAGGGAACACAAGCTGAAGGGACAGTCTGCCCAGAGGACTGACAGCAGAACGTGGGGCCAAGTACTCTAAGATCCTTATGTGCCAGGAGCCTTGGGGGCAAAGGAGGTGGCTTCCTGGAGTAGGTGACATTGTGCCGACTGGTTGGGGACGAAGAGGCGTGTGTCAGGAAGGTGAGGGGCATCAAACACTGCAGGTGGAGGGAACAGACTTGGTGGAAGGCCTGAAGTTCGCTAAGGCTGGAAGCCATCCTTTTGCTGTGTTTTGGGGCCGAGTGCGATCCTGATCCCGGCGAGTGGGGCAGGCCTGTGTCATGAAGTGGCAGGTGTGACATCCTGAGTCCTTTTGAGTGTGTGGACAAAGGGAGGCCGCGGAGGGTGGGCAGGGGACTGACACGGCCCGTGTGTGTTTTTAGAGCGAGCGAGAGCCCTGCGTGACCGTGGCAAGCGGCTCCACTTTAGCCTCGAGTGAGGAGCGATGGAGTAAGTGTGTCTCGCTGCACGCTGGGAACCGAAAGGTGTTCTTAATTAGAAGCAAATTAATCTTTATGGAAATTTGACCTTGGGGGATGGAGGGATCACCAACCCCTAGAACCCCTGGCTAGAGCTGGGATTCCCAAAGGCCAGTGCTGGTCTGGGGACAAGTTTTCATGGGTCTGAGTTGAAATGACAAGAATAAGAATAATACAGAGgagtttttcttaaaatgtaatcAGGTCCGAGGACTGCCTTTATTCGGAGATTTTGTCTTCCTACCTTTTTGGTATTGAAACAGCTATTCCTGAGTGGTGATGGCCGTGGTGGCGGCGGGTGGTCGATTTGTCCCCATGCCCTCATGCAGCCGTGCAAGGCAGTTACTGTTAGGGTCCCTGAAATCTAGGGTCCTTGGGGCCGAGGGCGCCTGTGTCCGCAGCACCGCCTGTCGGCCAA is from Canis lupus baileyi chromosome 35, mCanLup2.hap1, whole genome shotgun sequence and encodes:
- the TNK2 gene encoding activated CDC42 kinase 1 isoform X15, whose amino-acid sequence is MQPEEGTGWLLELLSEVQLQQYFLRLRDDLNVTRLSHFEYVKNEDLEKIGMGRPGQRRLWEAVKRRKAMCKRKSWMSKVFSGKRLEAEFPPHHSQSTFRKTSPTPGGPAGEGPLQSLTCLIGERDLHLFEKLGDGSFGVVRRGEWDAPSGKTMSVAVKCLKPDVLSQPEAMDDFIREVNAMHSLDHRNLIRLYGVVLTPPMKMVTELAPLGSLLDRLRKHQGHFLLGTLSRYAVQVAEGMGYLESKRFIHRDLAARNLLLATRDLVKIGDFGLMRALPQNDDHYVMQEHRKVPFAWCAPESLKTRTFSHASDTWMFGVTLWEMFTYGQEPWIGLNGSQILHKIDKEGERLPRPEDCPQDVYNVMVQCWAHKPEDRPTFVALRDFLLEAQPTDMRALQDFEEPDKLHIQMNDVITVIEGRAENYWWRGQNTRTLCVGPFPRNVVTSVAGLSAQDISQPLQNSFIHTGHGDSDPRHCWGFPDKIDELYLGNPMDPPDLLSVELSTPRPTQHLGRLKREPPPRPPQPAIFAQKPTYDPVSEDQDPLSSDFKRLGLRKPALTRGLWLAKPSARVPGTKAGRGGGGEVTLIDFGEEPVVPTPRPCAPSLAQLAMDACSLLDKTPPQSPTRALPRPLHPTPVVDWDARPLPPPPAYDDVAQDEDDFEVCSINSTLVGAGVRTGPSQGETNYAFVPEQAQLLPPLEDNLFLPPQGGSKPPNSAQTAEIFQALQQECMRQLQVPAGSLSPPPGPAPAGEDKPQVPPRVPIPPRPTRPRGELSPAPSGEEEIGRWPGPASPPRVPPREPLSPQGSRTPSPLVPPGGSPLPPRLSSSPGKTMPTTQSFASDPKYATPQVIQAPGPRAGPCILPIVRDGKKVSSTHYYLLPERPPYLERYQRFLREAQSPEEPAPLPVPLLLPPPSTPAPAAPTATVRPMPQAAPDPKANFSTNNSNPGPRPPALRAAARLPQRGCPGDGPEAGRPADKVQMVEQLFGLGLRPRSECHKVLEMCDWNLEQAGCHLLGSCGPAHHK
- the TNK2 gene encoding activated CDC42 kinase 1 isoform X5; the encoded protein is MQPEEGTGWLLELLSEVQLQQYFLRLRDDLNVTRLSHFEYVKNEDLEKIGMGRPGQRRLWEAVKRRKAMCKRKSWMSKVFSGKRLEAEFPPHHSQSTFRKTSPTPGGPAGEGPLQSLTCLIGERDLHLFEKLGDGSFGVVRRGEWDAPSGKTMSVAVKCLKPDVLSQPEAMDDFIREVNAMHSLDHRNLIRLYGVVLTPPMKMVTELAPLGSLLDRLRKHQGHFLLGTLSRYAVQVAEGMGYLESKRFIHRDLAARNLLLATRDLVKIGDFGLMRALPQNDDHYVMQEHRKVPFAWCAPESLKTRTFSHASDTWMFGVTLWEMFTYGQEPWIGLNGSQILHKIDKEGERLPRPEDCPQDVYNVMVQCWAHKPEDRPTFVALRDFLLEAQPTDMRALQDFEEPDKLHIQMNDVITVIEGRAENYWWRGQNTRTLCVGPFPRNVVTSVAGLSAQDISQPLQNSFIHTGHGDSDPRHCWGFPDKIDELYLGNPMDPPDLLSVELSTPRPTQHLGRLKREPPPRPPQPAIFAQSKWGRSRSLGPCPCPCPLSPLIPPLLEEPTYDPVSEDQDPLSSDFKRLGLRKPALTRGLWLAKPSARVPGTKAGRGGGGEVTLIDFGEEPVVPTPRPCAPSLAQLAMDACSLLDKTPPQSPTRALPRPLHPTPVVDWDARPLPPPPAYDDVAQDEDDFEVCSINSTLVGAGVRTGPSQGETNYAFVPEQAQLLPPLEDNLFLPPQGGSKPPNSAQTAEIFQALQQECMRQLQVPAGSLSPPPGPAPAGEDKPQVPPRVPIPPRPTRPRGELSPAPSGEEEIGRWPGPASPPRVPPREPLSPQGSRTPSPLVPPGGSPLPPRLSSSPGKTMPTTQSFASDPKYATPQVIQAPGPRAGPCILPIVRDGKKVSSTHYYLLPERPPYLERYQRFLREAQSPEEPAPLPVPLLLPPPSTPAPAAPTATVRPMPQAAPDPKANFSTNNSNPGPRPPALRAAARLPQRGCPGDGPEAGRPADKVQMLQAMVHGVTTEECQAALQSHSWSVQRAAQYLKVEQLFGLGLRPRSECHKVLEMCDWNLEQAGCHLLGSCGPAHHKR